A single window of Ictalurus furcatus strain D&B chromosome 3, Billie_1.0, whole genome shotgun sequence DNA harbors:
- the tmem187 gene encoding transmembrane protein 187 — MSAVVHVLLPFFLCIALANTNIFNNVLVDMSYDDYAEKRVDQLPGFLAMPFNCLVNVGYIIVGVYWLSRKMDDPRAAYTKDVFALMALAYGPVQWTRLATLRRAPSVLDQWFTLPIFAWVPVWCRVITHGWSARYALTVEVCSVASYALALLHERGFELALGAHIAVALLQAAAAQRVSGDPASLRYFIHAGLSCAGFVLLKLLDHELAKFWLFQNLTGHFWSKVCDILQFHYSFCFLTHLTQIAHKRTC; from the coding sequence ATGTCAGCAGTCGTGCACGTTTTGCTGCCCTTCTTTCTCTGCATTGCTTTGGCGAACACTAACATTTTCAACAATGTGCTGGTGGACATGTCCTACGATGACTACGCCGAGAAGAGAGTGGATCAGCTTCCTGGCTTTCTGGCCATGCCGTTTAACTGTCTCGTCAACGTGGGTTACATTATAGTTGGGGTTTACTGGCTGAGCCGGAAGATGGATGATCCCCGCGCCGCTTACACCAAGGACGTGTTCGCGCTTATGGCCCTGGCGTACGGACCGGTCCAGTGGACGCGCCTGGCCACCCTGCGCCGCGCTCCCTCCGTCCTGGACCAGTGGTTCACGCTGCCCATATTCGCCTGGGTGCCGGTTTGGTGTCGGGTCATTACGCACGGCTGGTCCGCTCGTTACGCGCTGACTGTGGAGGTGTGCTCTGTGGCGAGCTACGCGCTGGCGCTGCTGCATGAGCGCGGCTTTGAGTTGGCTCTCGGTGCTCACATCGCCGTGGCGCTGCTGCAGGCCGCCGCCGCTCAGCGCGTCTCCGGAGACCCAGCGTCTCTGCGCTATTTCATCCACGCTGGGCTGTCCTGTGCCGGATTCGTGCTTTTAAAGCTCCTGGACCACGAGCTGGCCAAATTCTGGCTCTTTCAAAACCTCACTGGACACTTCTGGTCCAAAGTGTGCGACATTTTGCAGTTCCACTACAGTTTCTGTTTTCTTACGCACCTTACGCAAATTGCGCACAAACGAACGTGTTAG
- the si:dkey-9i23.8 gene encoding beta-1 adrenergic receptor: protein MAETDIFKSVNITANRTELVEEPWTRLEKSVIVVILSIETVLGILGNGLVLIVKMVCKDQFQCVYWLPFVSLTLSDLCCAMLIMTGSLLAVLTGGQSSPWCEAVSLFKFTFITSSIGSVALLCVQQYMGLLSTRRCFFVMLIVACLASWLLGAVFGMVPVIYDWVRFDPAEMLCAVFWENSYSDMLVYILCAFNITMLPCLLLIIICSFLTWAGYGKNCASQTDLSSVTPLLVGTYLLCYTPFTASELILLGRLDLSPSPEWLRTLSAIMTYLDCCLNPIIYCTNQDFREAVLALLWTSRKSSFPEPVLTSMTKIET from the exons ATGGCAGAAACAGATATATTCAAGTCAG TGAATATTACAGCTAACAGAACTGAACTAGTGGAGGAGCCATGGACCAGGCTGGAGAAGTCTGTGATTGTGGTCATTCTTAGCATCGAGACTGTGCTgggaattctgggaaatggTCTCGTCCTGATTGTTAAAATGGTG TGTAAGGATCAATTTCAGTGTGTTTACTGGCTCCCATTTGTCAGTCTCACACTCTCGGACTTGTGTTGTGCCATGCTGATAATGACCGGTTCCTTACTGGCTGTCTTGACCGGAGGTCAGAGTTCGCCGTGGTGTGAAGCGGTCAGCCTGTTCAAGTTCACCTTCATCACATCCTCAATCGGTAGCGTAG CACTCCTCTGTGTCCAGCAGTATATGGGCCTGCTCTCCACTAGAAGATGCTTCTTTGTCATGCTAATAGTGGCATGTTTGGCTTCCTGGTTGTTAGGTGCTGTGTTCGGGATGGTGCCAGTGATCTACGATTGGGTTAG GTTTGACCCTGCGGAGATGTTGTGTGCTGTGTTCTGGGAGAACAGTTACTCTGACATGCTGGTTTACATACTCTGCGCCTTCAACATAACAATGCTCCCATGTTTGCTGCTCATTATCATCTGCTCCTTTCTGACTTGGGCTGGCTATGGGAAGAACTGTGCCAG TCAGACAGACTTGTCATCCGTCACGCCGCTATTGGTGGGAACTTATCTTCTCTGCTATACTCCTTTCACTGCGTCAGAG CTTATTCTTCTTGGGAGACTGGATCTGTCACCATCTCCTGAGTGGCTGAGAACACTTTCAGCAATAATGACATATCTGGACTGTTGTTTGAACCCCATAATTTACTGCACTAACCAAGACTTTCGAGAGGCAGTACTTGCACTTCTGTGGACCAGCAGAAAGTCAAGCTTCCCTGAACCCGTACTGACTAGCATGACAAAAATAGAAACATAA
- the ndufs8a gene encoding NADH:ubiquinone oxidoreductase core subunit S8a, which translates to MAATLRLLFSVSRPGCFVARHNLVRPLSLSAHREGYKYVNAQEPLNDMKSITDRAAQTLLWTELFRGLGMTMSYLFREPATINYPFEKGPLSPRFRGEHALRRYPSGEERCIACKLCEAICPAQAITIEAEPRADGSRRTTRYDIDMTKCIYCGFCQEACPVDAIVEGPNFEFSTETHEELLYNKEKLLNNGDKWEAEIAANIQADYLYR; encoded by the exons ATGGCTGCAACGTTACGTCTCCTCTTTTCTGTGTCCAGGCCAG GCTGCTTTGTAGCGAGGCACAATCTTGTGCGTCCTCTCAGTTTATCAGCGCACAGAGAAGGTTACA AATATGTGAACGCTCAGGAACCTCTCAATGATATGAAGTCTATCACAGACCGAGCCGCTCAGACCCTGCTGTGGACAGAGCTGTTCCGAG GTTTGGGAATGACTATGAGTTATCTTTTCCGTGAGCCTGCCACCATTAATTACCCGTTTGAGAAAGGCCCACTGTCCCCTCGCTTTCGAGGAGAGCACGCCCTGCGCCGGTACCCATCTGGAGAGGAGCGCTGCATCGCCTGCAAGCTCTGTGAAGCTATCTGCCCAGCACAg GCCATTACAATCGAAGCTGAACCTCGTGCTGATGGCAGCAGGCGAACAACACGTTACGACATCGACATGACAAAATGTATCTACTGTGGTTTCTGCCAGGAGGCTTGCCCTGTAGATGCCATTGTAGAG GGGCCAAACTTTGAATTTTCTACAGAGACTCATGAGGAGCTTCTCTATAACAAGGAAAAGCTGCTCAATAATGGAGACAAATGGGAGGCTGAGATCGCAGCCAATATTCAGGCTGACTATCTTTACAGATAG